A portion of the Gossypium arboreum isolate Shixiya-1 chromosome 8, ASM2569848v2, whole genome shotgun sequence genome contains these proteins:
- the LOC128296540 gene encoding uncharacterized protein LOC128296540, which produces MLRVLERVAGESTGNGVRGSISERLRANRMEIFKGVSGIAPNMAEHWLEATERIIDNLDCSEEIVSEVSVLSHLSHSVRVDKLYRDVPLETQGKIFLGDLMELPFGEFDLILGMDWLVKHKATLDCAVKRMVLKTTKDEEVMVISERRDYLSNMVSALRAGKWIRKGCEAYLAFVSQSEEEGLAVDKVRTVKEFQDVFLKKLPRLPPNREVEFGIDLLPGTAPVSIAPYRMASKELVELKAQIQELLDRDFIRPSVSPWGVPVLFVKKKDGNADVH; this is translated from the coding sequence gccggggaaAGTACGGgtaatggagttcggggatctatttctgaacgacttcgggctaacagAATGGAGATCTTTAaaggcgtgtctggtatagccccgaatatgGCGGAACATTGGTTAGaggccacagaacgaattatagacaacttggactgctctgaggagattgtgagtgaggtatctgtactaagtcatttgagtcactcggttagggtagacaaactgtatagggatgtacccttagaaactcaaggtaagattttccttggagatctgatggagttaccgttcggagagtttgatctcattttgggaatggactggcttgttaagcataaagcgactctggattgtgctgttaaacgaatggtgttaaagaccacaaaggatgaggaggttatggtgataagtgagcgaagggattatttgtccaatatggtatcggcattaagagccgggaagtggattcggaaaggttgtgaggcctatttggcatttgtaagtcagtcggaagaggagggactggcagtggataaggttaggaccgtaaaggagttccaagatgtttttctgaagaagcttccaagattgcctccgaaccgagaagttgagtttggaatagatttgttgcctggaacggcgcccgtgtccatcgcaccgtatagaatggcatcgaaggagttagtggagttaaaggctcaaattcaagagttgttggatagggactttattaggccaagcgtgtctccatggggagtaccggtgctattcgtgaaaaagaaggatggtaatgcggatgtgcattga